The Brasilonema sennae CENA114 genome includes a region encoding these proteins:
- a CDS encoding J domain-containing protein, with translation MSDRLNINDAYSILELKPGASPTQVKQAYRKLVKIWHPDRFSHPHQKQEAEEKIKQINEAYDKLKSHLPSSADPPTQTTHTTQTNIYTSRSNAELFYNWGAENAKQGRYQEALADFTHAIRLNPNYIDAYKYRGFICSQLGYEYRASSDLNKAAQIEARLKNKQTHSASPSSRSSKTSRRKSKLKSLLERFLHWIKRLAGF, from the coding sequence ATGAGCGATCGCCTTAACATAAATGATGCCTACTCTATCCTCGAACTCAAACCCGGTGCATCACCAACACAAGTCAAGCAAGCCTATCGTAAGCTAGTTAAGATTTGGCATCCTGATCGGTTTTCTCACCCGCACCAAAAACAGGAAGCAGAAGAAAAAATTAAACAAATCAACGAAGCTTACGACAAGCTTAAATCTCATCTGCCAAGTTCTGCTGACCCCCCCACTCAGACAACACACACAACACAGACAAACATTTATACAAGTCGCTCCAATGCCGAACTTTTCTACAACTGGGGAGCAGAGAATGCAAAACAAGGAAGATACCAGGAAGCACTTGCGGACTTTACTCATGCAATTCGCCTCAATCCCAACTACATCGATGCTTACAAATACCGTGGGTTTATTTGCTCCCAACTTGGATATGAGTATCGAGCCAGTTCTGATTTAAATAAAGCCGCACAAATCGAAGCGAGGTTGAAAAATAAACAGACTCATTCTGCATCCCCATCATCAAGATCCTCCAAAACCTCTCGAAGAAAATCAAAGCTCAAATCCCTTCTAGAAAGGTTTTTACACTGGATCAAGCGTTTGGCTGGGTTTTAA
- a CDS encoding DUF2288 domain-containing protein encodes MADTDLRAELTENLDEAEWEWLIPHAQRDALILVAVGLDILDVGVAIAGDNVSQVETWVDEALITKPSVTQIGEWNTQGAKQFKTLIVQPYVLIQEKAAA; translated from the coding sequence ATGGCTGATACAGATTTAAGAGCAGAATTAACAGAAAATTTGGATGAGGCGGAGTGGGAATGGCTGATTCCTCATGCGCAACGGGATGCTCTAATTCTCGTGGCGGTAGGGCTAGATATACTAGATGTGGGAGTGGCGATCGCTGGCGATAATGTATCGCAAGTCGAAACTTGGGTAGATGAGGCATTGATTACCAAACCCTCGGTTACACAAATAGGAGAATGGAACACTCAGGGTGCAAAGCAGTTTAAGACTTTGATTGTCCAACCTTACGTGCTTATACAAGAAAAAGCTGCTGCCTAA
- a CDS encoding tocopherol cyclase family protein yields the protein MLTISTNSHHLIQTPHSGYHWDGTTRRFFEGWYYRVTLPAEGETFAFMYSIEDPIGGKHHTGGAAQILGPNDEYLWRTFPDVSKFWASRDVLGLGHWGKTNLLHTKPVYLLPPEFEHHIQEGYQATATLNQGAIHDPATGNYCRWEYEIQPIYGWGDKGSIQQSTAGWLSFLQIFEPGWQILMAHGLASGWIDWNGKRYEFTNAPAYGEKNWGGAFPEKWFWLNCNSFEDEPDLALTAGGGRRGVLWWMESVAMIGIHHQGKFYEFVPWNSQVQWDIQPWGRWQMQARNFQYEVEITGTTNLPGTPLRAPTANGLRFCCSDTMKGELNLELREFGIGKRKTILKARSFLCGLEIGGRSWDNSWQSR from the coding sequence ATGTTAACTATTTCGACAAATTCTCATCATTTAATCCAAACACCCCACAGCGGTTATCACTGGGACGGTACTACTCGTCGCTTTTTTGAAGGTTGGTATTACCGCGTCACCTTACCAGCAGAAGGTGAAACTTTTGCCTTTATGTATTCTATTGAAGACCCAATCGGCGGTAAACACCACACTGGTGGTGCAGCACAAATCCTAGGTCCCAATGACGAGTATTTATGGCGTACGTTTCCGGATGTGAGCAAATTTTGGGCAAGCCGTGACGTTTTGGGCTTAGGTCATTGGGGCAAAACAAACCTCCTACATACAAAACCTGTGTACCTCCTTCCACCTGAGTTTGAACACCATATTCAAGAAGGCTACCAAGCAACCGCCACCCTGAACCAAGGAGCAATTCACGATCCTGCTACTGGTAACTATTGTCGTTGGGAGTATGAAATTCAACCCATTTATGGATGGGGTGATAAAGGAAGTATTCAACAATCAACCGCTGGTTGGTTGTCATTCTTGCAGATTTTTGAACCCGGATGGCAAATTCTCATGGCGCATGGCTTAGCTTCCGGTTGGATTGACTGGAATGGTAAACGCTACGAATTTACCAACGCCCCAGCTTACGGTGAGAAAAATTGGGGAGGCGCTTTTCCCGAAAAATGGTTTTGGCTCAACTGCAATAGCTTTGAAGATGAACCCGACCTTGCTCTGACTGCTGGCGGTGGACGACGCGGTGTTTTATGGTGGATGGAATCTGTAGCTATGATTGGCATACACCATCAAGGCAAGTTTTATGAATTCGTACCCTGGAATTCACAAGTACAGTGGGATATTCAGCCTTGGGGTAGATGGCAAATGCAAGCACGGAATTTCCAGTATGAAGTTGAAATCACAGGAACGACCAATTTACCTGGAACTCCTTTACGTGCGCCAACAGCAAATGGTTTGAGATTTTGCTGTAGTGACACTATGAAGGGAGAGTTAAATTTAGAGCTGCGAGAATTCGGTATTGGAAAAAGAAAAACTATCCTGAAAGCACGTAGTTTCTTGTGTGGATTAGAAATAGGCGGCCGATCTTGGGATAATTCTTGGCAGTCTCGCTAA
- a CDS encoding YdcF family protein, whose amino-acid sequence MLLALPLMMLWGYKEVQSQFMQPQAILVLGGSTSKLEREKFTANFAQKHPTLSIWISGGSPPKVTKQVFAKAGVDTRRLRLDYRANNTVENFTTLVDDLKKTGIKSVYLVTSDYHMHRAKIVGEIVLGSRGIDLKPVTVPSETSAEPIGKSIRDGIRAIVWVTTGYTATDEIQNKQSSNQLLKQ is encoded by the coding sequence ATGCTCCTAGCACTACCACTGATGATGTTGTGGGGTTACAAGGAAGTTCAAAGCCAATTTATGCAGCCTCAAGCAATTTTAGTCTTAGGTGGTTCCACATCTAAATTAGAGAGAGAAAAGTTTACAGCAAATTTTGCACAAAAACACCCCACTTTAAGTATTTGGATTTCTGGGGGTAGTCCTCCAAAGGTAACTAAACAAGTGTTTGCTAAAGCTGGAGTTGATACAAGGCGGTTGCGTCTAGACTACAGAGCAAACAACACTGTAGAAAACTTTACAACATTGGTGGATGATTTGAAAAAAACAGGCATAAAAAGTGTTTATTTAGTTACTTCTGACTACCATATGCACCGTGCTAAAATCGTTGGTGAAATTGTTTTGGGTAGTCGAGGAATTGATTTAAAACCTGTCACAGTCCCTTCAGAGACTTCTGCCGAACCAATTGGAAAATCTATCCGTGATGGAATTCGAGCTATAGTTTGGGTAACAACTGGTTACACAGCTACTGATGAAATTCAAAATAAGCAGTCATCAAATCAGTTATTAAAACAATAG
- a CDS encoding AI-2E family transporter: MSSSDANNFWYRLNNLALVRFLLLVASGWAITLLLDYFQSVIVIFTFAAILAFLLSYPVQWLRRFLPHSIAVVVIFLLSIILIGGLTITVGLTILSQGQQLIDTVSAFLNSLIPLVERIEAFLRNRNLPIDLSVIEEQLRNQAISLLVNSLNIFQSMITNFVTFVFIAVIAFFMLLDGEKLWSFIIKTVPQKRRDKFTNIIRRNFLGFFRGQLILTLFLTSSTFLVFLILKVPFALILSVIIGILDIIPGIGATLGVSIITLIVLSQSVWMALKVLVACIILQQIQDNLITPRIMQGALNLNPVVVFFALLVGAKVAGLLGLFISIPIAGVLVSLFEIDEMKAEVESL, encoded by the coding sequence ATGAGCAGTTCTGATGCCAACAATTTTTGGTATCGCCTGAATAATCTGGCGTTAGTCCGTTTTTTGCTTTTAGTTGCTTCTGGATGGGCAATAACACTGCTTCTAGATTATTTTCAATCAGTCATTGTTATTTTTACATTTGCTGCAATCTTAGCTTTTTTACTAAGTTATCCTGTGCAATGGCTGCGACGCTTTTTACCTCACAGTATAGCAGTTGTTGTCATTTTCTTATTGAGTATTATCCTAATTGGTGGTTTGACAATTACTGTAGGCTTAACAATTTTATCTCAAGGACAACAATTAATTGATACAGTCTCTGCATTTTTAAACTCTTTAATACCGTTAGTAGAACGAATAGAAGCTTTTCTTCGTAATCGTAACTTGCCAATAGACTTGAGTGTCATTGAAGAACAATTGCGAAATCAAGCTATATCTCTGCTTGTTAACAGTTTAAATATTTTCCAAAGCATGATTACTAACTTTGTGACTTTTGTCTTTATTGCTGTTATCGCTTTTTTTATGTTACTAGATGGCGAAAAGCTTTGGTCTTTTATTATTAAAACAGTACCCCAAAAACGACGAGATAAATTTACAAATATAATCAGACGTAACTTTTTGGGATTTTTTAGAGGTCAGTTGATATTAACTTTATTTTTGACATCTTCGACTTTTCTTGTTTTCTTAATACTAAAAGTACCTTTTGCATTAATATTATCAGTGATAATTGGAATATTGGACATCATTCCTGGCATAGGAGCTACATTAGGAGTGAGTATCATTACTTTGATTGTTTTATCACAAAGTGTTTGGATGGCACTCAAAGTCTTAGTAGCTTGCATCATACTTCAACAAATACAAGACAATTTAATTACGCCTAGAATTATGCAAGGTGCTCTCAATCTTAATCCTGTTGTTGTCTTTTTTGCTTTACTTGTTGGGGCGAAAGTTGCAGGATTGTTGGGACTTTTTATTTCTATTCCGATTGCTGGAGTTTTAGTTTCTTTATTTGAAATTGATGAGATGAAAGCGGAAGTTGAATCCTTATAA
- a CDS encoding metallophosphoesterase, with protein sequence MHWLLSGPLSVEKLTVNIAGLPASLQGTKLVHMSDLHYDGKRLSEKMLEQAIAVSNEAEPDLVVLTGDYVTDDPSPIHRLVLRLKHLQSSAGVYAVLGNHDIYYTHSKAEVTAAFESIDIKVLWNEIAYPFGKELPLVGLADYWSREFKPEVVMNQLDSTKPCIVLSHNPDSAEKLQKWRVDLQLSGHTHGSQIVIPGLGPAVIYYKPFVRKLPRKLRRAVPFLRGDCSTVMKHWEWAQGFHKVGTNQLYVNRGLGTYPPGRLFCPPEVTVITLMN encoded by the coding sequence ATGCACTGGTTGTTATCTGGACCTCTAAGCGTCGAGAAGTTAACGGTTAATATTGCAGGGTTGCCAGCATCGTTACAAGGTACGAAGCTGGTTCATATGTCAGACCTGCATTATGACGGGAAACGGCTATCGGAAAAAATGTTGGAACAAGCGATCGCTGTTAGCAACGAAGCTGAACCCGATTTAGTTGTTTTAACAGGTGATTATGTCACTGACGATCCGTCACCAATTCACAGGTTAGTGTTACGACTCAAACATCTGCAAAGTAGCGCTGGGGTGTATGCCGTACTTGGTAACCATGATATATATTACACTCATTCCAAAGCAGAAGTAACAGCGGCATTTGAAAGTATAGATATTAAAGTTCTTTGGAATGAAATTGCATATCCTTTTGGCAAAGAACTACCTCTGGTTGGGTTAGCTGATTATTGGTCACGAGAATTTAAGCCTGAAGTTGTGATGAATCAGCTAGACAGTACTAAACCTTGCATTGTACTATCCCACAATCCAGATAGTGCTGAAAAATTACAAAAATGGCGAGTCGATTTGCAGCTGTCTGGTCATACCCACGGCAGTCAAATTGTAATTCCAGGACTAGGTCCTGCTGTGATTTACTATAAGCCATTTGTTCGGAAACTTCCCAGAAAACTACGGCGAGCGGTGCCATTTTTGCGAGGAGATTGTTCCACAGTGATGAAACACTGGGAATGGGCGCAGGGTTTTCACAAAGTAGGAACAAATCAACTTTACGTTAATCGTGGGTTAGGCACTTATCCACCAGGACGTTTGTTTTGCCCACCAGAAGTGACTGTGATAACTTTAATGAACTGA
- a CDS encoding AAA family ATPase, translated as MEPAYIKNYSHFEQHVATLLHRAGWTVIGAKSDQSGYDFVVRKGNLVGAVCIKWLRNNVAAPQLLKFANFLDSDEGDKFNFGLFITTRGFSGPALALIRSWGKDAKIRCGIAQEKKLVGIDGAEYEDRIYDDSTTSEKIYFGIFTCKGGVGKTTIAAHLAGAFALQGFNVALVDLDPEQNLQKLVGDGVFVPNSRGRGTTIEVFDGRDWHEDSARDCRIVICDCSPALERNPTNLLEKLHYCIIPTTLNPLGLNKHGQVIRDTVTEIRQINKKAHLFVLVNNFKNPGAQKLSLLRKVYFETYKDILTTDDKFHCIDPEEVCIRASEQLYYWGIHILENPENPSSKLAFDLIGGRCYPRDDFISLADYIETKAGVGILRGE; from the coding sequence ATGGAGCCTGCTTATATAAAGAACTATAGCCACTTTGAACAGCACGTAGCGACACTTCTCCATAGGGCGGGTTGGACCGTGATAGGTGCCAAATCAGACCAATCTGGTTATGATTTTGTTGTCAGAAAAGGAAACTTAGTAGGTGCTGTTTGCATCAAGTGGCTGAGAAATAATGTAGCAGCACCGCAGCTTTTAAAATTTGCGAATTTTTTAGATTCTGATGAAGGCGATAAGTTTAATTTTGGCTTATTCATAACAACAAGAGGTTTCAGCGGGCCAGCACTGGCTCTAATCAGATCCTGGGGGAAAGATGCTAAAATCCGCTGTGGAATTGCTCAGGAAAAGAAGCTGGTTGGGATTGATGGTGCTGAATATGAAGATAGAATTTATGACGATTCCACAACCTCAGAAAAGATTTATTTTGGCATTTTTACTTGTAAAGGGGGGGTTGGAAAAACAACTATAGCAGCGCATTTAGCAGGAGCATTTGCACTACAAGGATTCAATGTGGCGCTTGTAGATTTAGATCCAGAACAAAATTTGCAAAAGCTAGTAGGAGATGGGGTTTTTGTTCCTAATTCTAGAGGTAGGGGTACGACGATAGAAGTATTTGATGGCAGGGATTGGCATGAAGATTCCGCCCGTGATTGTAGAATAGTTATTTGCGATTGCTCTCCTGCACTTGAGCGGAACCCCACAAACTTACTCGAAAAATTGCACTATTGCATTATACCAACCACCTTAAATCCACTCGGCTTAAATAAGCATGGTCAAGTGATTCGAGATACTGTAACAGAAATACGTCAGATCAACAAAAAAGCTCACTTATTTGTCTTAGTTAATAATTTCAAAAATCCTGGTGCTCAAAAATTAAGTCTTCTCAGAAAAGTTTATTTCGAGACATATAAAGATATTCTCACAACAGATGATAAGTTTCATTGTATAGACCCAGAAGAAGTTTGTATTCGAGCCAGTGAACAACTTTATTACTGGGGAATACATATTCTAGAAAATCCAGAAAACCCATCTAGCAAATTGGCATTTGACTTGATTGGAGGAAGGTGCTATCCACGTGATGACTTTATCAGCTTGGCAGATTATATAGAGACAAAAGCGGGTGTTGGAATTCTACGAGGTGAGTAA
- a CDS encoding lysophospholipid acyltransferase family protein: MSRNREPYVSLLLYHAFKWSVVSPMLQVYFKGRIYGAENVPKTGPLLVVSNHASNYDPPIVSNCVRRPVAFMAKEELFKIPILGKAIELYGAYPVSRGSADRTAIRAAMKYLDDGWAVGLFLQGTRTPDGRITDPKRGAALIAAKAKVPLLPVSLWGTQAIEQKGSKTPVSVPVTVRIGELINAPSSNDKEELEALTQKCAAAINTLHELGR; this comes from the coding sequence ATGTCTCGAAACCGTGAACCATATGTAAGTTTGTTACTTTACCACGCATTTAAGTGGTCAGTGGTCAGTCCCATGCTTCAGGTTTATTTCAAGGGACGAATCTATGGTGCTGAAAATGTCCCTAAAACAGGACCACTACTAGTAGTTAGCAATCATGCAAGTAACTACGATCCACCCATTGTTTCTAATTGCGTACGCCGTCCAGTTGCGTTTATGGCAAAGGAAGAACTCTTTAAAATCCCAATTCTCGGTAAAGCAATTGAGTTGTACGGTGCTTATCCTGTGAGTCGAGGTAGTGCCGATCGCACTGCTATCCGTGCAGCTATGAAGTATCTTGATGACGGGTGGGCTGTAGGTCTTTTTCTACAAGGAACACGTACTCCAGACGGACGCATTACAGATCCCAAAAGAGGTGCAGCCCTGATTGCTGCTAAAGCCAAAGTCCCACTTTTGCCCGTATCTTTGTGGGGAACTCAGGCAATTGAGCAAAAAGGTTCAAAAACTCCTGTTTCAGTTCCAGTCACAGTGCGAATTGGCGAACTGATAAATGCTCCCAGTTCTAATGATAAAGAGGAATTGGAAGCGTTAACGCAAAAGTGTGCAGCAGCAATTAACACGCTCCACGAGTTGGGACGATAA